One Vigna unguiculata cultivar IT97K-499-35 chromosome 11, ASM411807v1, whole genome shotgun sequence DNA window includes the following coding sequences:
- the LOC114169118 gene encoding uncharacterized protein LOC114169118, with product MNIMSTHQCSWPLRIQDHPDKASINKAPFCRGLDLLNVGYHAQKYGHSARKCRPIFSSSGTNNMDASDSDETDKNKPQNGEMGGVNSEILRENLEKIVGRDDSTFSGFDLATLIRNKYGRSYDVQLIKKEFMGRNLLAMNVMWKYMEQRSFPLTEEEYILRLDDVANTLKCWGAVSHIRNSLEKSKERPRIGKAVSIFIDMDESGARSNEWIYK from the exons ATGAACATTATGTCCACCCACCAGTGTTCTTGGCCCCTTAGAATTCAAGATCATCCTGACAAAGCAAGCATTAATAAGGCTCCATTTTGTAGAGGATTGGACTTGCTTAATGTTGGATACCATGCTCAAAAATATGGTCACAGTGCCAGAAAATGCAGACCCATTTTTTCCAGTTCAGGAACCAACAATATGGATGCTTCTGATTCAGATGAAACTGATAAGAACAAACCCCAGAACGGTGAAATGGGAGGA GTGAACAGTGAAATTCTTAGAGAGAATCTCGAGAAAATAgttggaagagatgattccaCTTTTAGTGGATTTGACCTTGCTACTCTCATTAGGAACAAATATGGGAGGTCTTATGATGTTCAGTTGATAAAGAAG GAATTCATGGGAAGAAATCTCCTTGCAATGAATGTAATGTGGAAGTACATGGAGCAG AGATCTTTCCCATTGACTGAAGAAGAGTATATTCTGAGGCTTGATGATGTTGCAAACACCTTGAAATGTTGGGGAGCTGTCTCACATATTCGGAACAGCCTAGAAAAGTCCAAGGAACGACCTCGAATAGGGAAG GCAGTGAGCATTTTTATAGATATGGATGAGTCAGGTGCTCGTTCCAACGAGTGGATTTACAAATAG
- the LOC114169117 gene encoding uncharacterized protein LOC114169117 produces the protein MEVIMQQQQQQQQQQNPSALVPLLKNPQSSTSNVAAATTTPAATSIRSPSSQSPLSVVAPLRQPPLSSHPVPVTAVEPTLTAVPTCPLVRVRLSDIAPYDGAPAGPYLRAMDALCGSLLRHNAALIELGSEDTALMRCGLEGARLFFRSRAQLGVGKGSRGVYMYRAGRALEDWDYSPPCMADIYRCMGKASRSALSAIARYLRLRSDVFNHLLDDSPLPANEVSSSVLVATYSNSSLQNGRGAIGGGKPTMNGEVEKGLLTLISSDTPGLQICDPSGRWYLADSGSGPGDLLLITGKALSHATAGLRPAASYRASPDYFLSPNGGGRTSLAYRLMPLGNAILDCSPIAAAGHIIPQSYVRISVSQFMDDLAAEELIGSRCDNADVAAQNSMNKEPSLRSVLSDPLSGTFLEDAMFVSCGHSFGGLMLRRVIETSRCTLCNTEIETGSLIPNLALRAAAGAVKHEDERRLFRNAALRKRRKEMGDQMDSMRRVNRENGDYSAPDGLQRGVQYPFSVNEKVIIKGNRRTPEKFVGKEAVITSQCLNGWYLLKIIETGENVRLQYRSLRKLLTADQCPSQPIQNSSS, from the exons ATGGAAGTGATCATgcaacagcagcagcaacaACAGCAACAGCAGAACCCTTCTGCACTGGTGCCACTCTTAAAAAATCCCCAATCCTCCACCTCCAACGTCGCCGCCGCCACCACAACCCCCGCCGCCACTTCCATTAGGTCGCCTTCCTCGCAGTCGCCGCTCTCCGTCGTCGCTCCCCTCCGCCAACCCCCGCTCTCCTCGCATCCGGTGCCAGTTACGGCGGTGGAGCCAACTTTGACGGCGGTGCCGACGTGTCCGCTGGTGAGAGTCCGCCTCTCGGACATTGCCCCCTATGACGGGGCGCCGGCGGGGCCGTATCTGAGAGCAATGGATGCGCTGTGTGGGTCTCTGCTGCGGCACAATGCCGCGTTGATCGAATTGGGGAGCGAGGACACTGCTCTGATGCGATGCGGCTTGGAAGGTGCACGGTTGTTTTTCAGAAGTAGGGCTCAACTTGGTGTTGGGAAGGGTAGCCGTGGGGTTTACATGTACAGAGCAGGAag GGCTTTGGAGGATTGGGATTATTCTCCCCCCTGCATGGCTGATATTTATAGATGCATGGGAAAGGCGTCTCGATCTGCCTTGAGTGCCATTGCAAGATACTTACGTCTTAGAAGCGA CGTTTTTAACCATTTGCTCGATGATTCTCCATTGCCTGCTAATGAGGTGTCATCCTCAGTTCTTGTTGCGACATACTCAAATTCTTCTTTGCAAAATGGAAGAGGTGCAATTGGAGGTGGTAAGCCTACCATGAATGGTGAAGTTGAAAAGGGATTGTTGACGTTGATATCTTCTGACACTCCTGGTCTTCAG ATATGTGACCCCAGTGGGCGCTGGTATCTGGCAGACAGTGGTTCTGGGCCCGGAGATCTTTTACTGATAACTGGCAAGGCACTTAGTCATGCTACTGCTGGTCTACGTCCTGCAGCGTCATATAGAGCTTCTCCTGATTATTTTCTGAGTCCTAATGGTGGAGGAAG GACTTCTCTTGCATATAGACTCATGCCACTGGGCAatgctatattagattgttCCCCAATAGCAGCAGCTGGTCATATTATTCCCCAAAGCTATGTTCGAATTTCTGTAAGCCAATTTATGGATGACCTTGCTGCTGAAGAATTGATAGGGAGCAGATGTGATAATGCTGAT GTTGCTGCTCAAAACAGTATGAACAAGGAGCCATCATTAAGAAGTGTTCTATCAGATCCTTTATC TGGCACATTCCTTGAAGATGCCATGTTTGTCTCATGTGGACATTCTTTTGGTGGTCTCATGCTGAGGAGAGTTATTGAAACA TCCAGATGTACTCTCTGCAATACCGAAATTGAAACTGGTTCTTTGATCCCTAATCTTG CTCTTAGAGCTGCAGCTGGTGCTGTCAAGCATGAGGATGAACGGAGGTTATTTCGTAATGCTGCTCTTCGAAAGCGGCGGAAAGAAATGGGTGACCAAATGGATTCAATGAGAAGAGTGAACAGG GAAAATGGAGATTATAGTGCTCCTGATGGACTTCAGCGGGGAGTGCAATATCCATTTTCGGTAAATGAGAAAGTTATTATAAAG GGTAACAGAAGAACACCAGAAAAATTTGTTGGGAAAGAAGCTGTGATTACATCTCAATGCCTCAATGGCTG GTATTTGCTCAAGATTATTGAAACTGGAGAGAATGTCCGCCTGCAGTACCGTTCTCTTAGGAAGCTCTTAACAGCGGACCAGTGTCCCTCACAACCAATTCAAAATAGCAGCTCTTAA